The Solanum lycopersicum chromosome 6, SLM_r2.1 genome has a window encoding:
- the LOC101263323 gene encoding silicon efflux transporter LSI2-like isoform X3, producing MVMAATVKVGLGSVGFVVFWVLAVFPAVPFMPIGRTAGSLLGAMLMVVFGVITPDQAYAAIDLPILGLLFGTMVVSVYLERADMFKYLGKLLAWKSQGAKDLLCRICLISAVSSAFFTNDTSCVVLTEFVLKIARQQNLPPHPFLLALASSANIGSSVTPIGNPQNLVIAVQSKISFGKFLFGIFPAMLVGVTVNALLLLCMYWKLLSVQKDVEDAAAELVPEEEVVSHRFSPATLSHLTSLNSQELNNSLGVNGHANHAETLRNRVIVGECEIQKAFDSSRNSNASTNDGSLMKREENVSSKRDEYQDDENFRAYDEMCYFPKVWRNKLWKICVYLVTMGMLIALLMGLNMSWTAITAALALVVLDFKDARPSLEKVSYSLLIFFCGMFITVDGFNKTGIPSALWDFMEPYSKIDHAAGIAVLALVILVLSNVASNVPTVGLRQHACFGDKGNLVILFKRRVIW from the exons ATGGTTATGGCAGCCACTGTTAAAGTAGGTCTTGGATCCGTTGGCTTTGTTGTATTTTGGGTATTGGCTGTTTTTCCTGCTGTACCTTTCATGCCTATTGGAAGGACTGCAGGTTCTCTCCTTGGAGCTATGCTTATGGTTGTTTTTGGAGTCATAACTCCGGATCAAGCATATGCTGCTATTGATCTTCCAATTTTAGGCCTTCTTTTCGGGACTATGGTGGTTAGTGTTTATCTAGAAAGAGCAGATATGTTTAAATACTTGGGTAAATTGTTGGCTTGGAAGAGTCAAGGAGCTAAGGATTTGCTCTGTAGAATCTGCTTGATCTCAGCTGTTTCGAGTGCTTTTTTTACGAATGATACGTCTTGTGTTGTATTAACCGAGTTTGTATTGAAAATAGCTAGGCAACAGAATCTACCACCACATCCGTTTCTGTTAGCTCTTGCTTCCAGTGCGAACATTGGATCTTCAGTAACTCCAATTGGGAATCCACAGAACTTAGTTATAGCAGTACAAAGCAAGATATCTTTTGGCAAGTTTTTATTTGGTATTTTTCCTGCAATGCTTGTTGGCGTAACTGTTAATGCTCTGCTTCTGCTTTGTATGTATTGGAAGTTGTTGTCTGTACAAAAGGATGTAGAGGATGCTGCTGCGGAACTAGTTCCTGAAGAGGAAGTCGTTTCTCATAGGTTTTCTCCAGCGACATTGTCACATCTCACTTCCTTGAATTCTCAAGAATTGAATAATTCGTTAGGAGTGAATGGTCACGCAAATCATGCGGAGACGCTTAGGAATCGTGTCATTGTTGGAGAGTGTGAAATACAAAAGGCATTTGATTCGTCTAGGAATTCAAATGCCTCAACGAATGATGGATCACTAATGAAAAGAGAGGAGAATGTGTCTTCAAAGAGAGATGAATATCAAGATGATGAAAACTTCAGAGCTTACGACGAAATGTGCTACTTCCCAAAAGTATGGAGAAATAAGCTGTGGAAAATATGTGTCTATCTTGTTACCATGGGTATGTTAATAGCTTTGCTAATGGGTCTGAACATGTCTTGGACTGCTATCACTGCAGCACTTGCGCTCGTGGTTCTTGATTTCAAAGATGCCAGACCTAGCTTAGAAAAG GTTTCGTATTCGCTTTTGATATTCTTCTGTGGTATGTTTATCACGGTTGACGGCTTTAACAAAACTGGGATTCCAAGTGCTCTTTGGGATTTTATGGAGCCATATTCCAAGATAGATCATGCTGCAGGCATAGCAGTTCTTGCACTTGTCATTCTGGTCCTGTCAAATGTGGCTTCAAATGTGCCTACTG TAGGTCTTCGTCAACATGCTTGCTTTGGAGACAAGGGTAATTTGGTGATTTTGTTCAAGAGAAGGGTAATTTGGTAA
- the LOC101263323 gene encoding silicon efflux transporter LSI2-like isoform X4, with product MVMAATVKVGLGSVGFVVFWVLAVFPAVPFMPIGRTAGSLLGAMLMVVFGVITPDQAYAAIDLPILGLLFGTMVVSVYLERADMFKYLGKLLAWKSQGAKDLLCRICLISAVSSAFFTNDTSCVVLTEFVLKIARQQNLPPHPFLLALASSANIGSSVTPIGNPQNLVIAVQSKISFGKFLFGIFPAMLVGVTVNALLLLCMYWKLLSVQKDVEDAAAELVPEEEVVSHRFSPATLSHLTSLNSQELNNSLGVNGHANHAETLRNRVIVGECEIQKAFDSSRNSNASTNDGSLMKREENVSSKRDEYQDDENFRAYDEMCYFPKVWRNKLWKICVYLVTMGMLIALLMGLNMSWTAITAALALVVLDFKDARPSLEKVSYSLLIFFCGMFITVDGFNKTGIPSALWDFMEPYSKIDHAAGIAVLALVILVLSNVASNVPTVNVPSSSTQQ from the exons ATGGTTATGGCAGCCACTGTTAAAGTAGGTCTTGGATCCGTTGGCTTTGTTGTATTTTGGGTATTGGCTGTTTTTCCTGCTGTACCTTTCATGCCTATTGGAAGGACTGCAGGTTCTCTCCTTGGAGCTATGCTTATGGTTGTTTTTGGAGTCATAACTCCGGATCAAGCATATGCTGCTATTGATCTTCCAATTTTAGGCCTTCTTTTCGGGACTATGGTGGTTAGTGTTTATCTAGAAAGAGCAGATATGTTTAAATACTTGGGTAAATTGTTGGCTTGGAAGAGTCAAGGAGCTAAGGATTTGCTCTGTAGAATCTGCTTGATCTCAGCTGTTTCGAGTGCTTTTTTTACGAATGATACGTCTTGTGTTGTATTAACCGAGTTTGTATTGAAAATAGCTAGGCAACAGAATCTACCACCACATCCGTTTCTGTTAGCTCTTGCTTCCAGTGCGAACATTGGATCTTCAGTAACTCCAATTGGGAATCCACAGAACTTAGTTATAGCAGTACAAAGCAAGATATCTTTTGGCAAGTTTTTATTTGGTATTTTTCCTGCAATGCTTGTTGGCGTAACTGTTAATGCTCTGCTTCTGCTTTGTATGTATTGGAAGTTGTTGTCTGTACAAAAGGATGTAGAGGATGCTGCTGCGGAACTAGTTCCTGAAGAGGAAGTCGTTTCTCATAGGTTTTCTCCAGCGACATTGTCACATCTCACTTCCTTGAATTCTCAAGAATTGAATAATTCGTTAGGAGTGAATGGTCACGCAAATCATGCGGAGACGCTTAGGAATCGTGTCATTGTTGGAGAGTGTGAAATACAAAAGGCATTTGATTCGTCTAGGAATTCAAATGCCTCAACGAATGATGGATCACTAATGAAAAGAGAGGAGAATGTGTCTTCAAAGAGAGATGAATATCAAGATGATGAAAACTTCAGAGCTTACGACGAAATGTGCTACTTCCCAAAAGTATGGAGAAATAAGCTGTGGAAAATATGTGTCTATCTTGTTACCATGGGTATGTTAATAGCTTTGCTAATGGGTCTGAACATGTCTTGGACTGCTATCACTGCAGCACTTGCGCTCGTGGTTCTTGATTTCAAAGATGCCAGACCTAGCTTAGAAAAG GTTTCGTATTCGCTTTTGATATTCTTCTGTGGTATGTTTATCACGGTTGACGGCTTTAACAAAACTGGGATTCCAAGTGCTCTTTGGGATTTTATGGAGCCATATTCCAAGATAGATCATGCTGCAGGCATAGCAGTTCTTGCACTTGTCATTCTGGTCCTGTCAAATGTGGCTTCAAATGTGCCTACTG taaacgtgccgtcgtcttcaactcaacagtaa
- the LOC101263323 gene encoding silicon efflux transporter LSI2-like isoform X1, with amino-acid sequence MVMAATVKVGLGSVGFVVFWVLAVFPAVPFMPIGRTAGSLLGAMLMVVFGVITPDQAYAAIDLPILGLLFGTMVVSVYLERADMFKYLGKLLAWKSQGAKDLLCRICLISAVSSAFFTNDTSCVVLTEFVLKIARQQNLPPHPFLLALASSANIGSSVTPIGNPQNLVIAVQSKISFGKFLFGIFPAMLVGVTVNALLLLCMYWKLLSVQKDVEDAAAELVPEEEVVSHRFSPATLSHLTSLNSQELNNSLGVNGHANHAETLRNRVIVGECEIQKAFDSSRNSNASTNDGSLMKREENVSSKRDEYQDDENFRAYDEMCYFPKVWRNKLWKICVYLVTMGMLIALLMGLNMSWTAITAALALVVLDFKDARPSLEKVSYSLLIFFCGMFITVDGFNKTGIPSALWDFMEPYSKIDHAAGIAVLALVILVLSNVASNVPTVLLLGGRVAASAAAISPESEQKAWLILAWVSTVAGNLSLLGSAANLIVCEQARRAQHFGYNLSFWSHLKFGVPSTLIVTGIGLMLIRG; translated from the exons ATGGTTATGGCAGCCACTGTTAAAGTAGGTCTTGGATCCGTTGGCTTTGTTGTATTTTGGGTATTGGCTGTTTTTCCTGCTGTACCTTTCATGCCTATTGGAAGGACTGCAGGTTCTCTCCTTGGAGCTATGCTTATGGTTGTTTTTGGAGTCATAACTCCGGATCAAGCATATGCTGCTATTGATCTTCCAATTTTAGGCCTTCTTTTCGGGACTATGGTGGTTAGTGTTTATCTAGAAAGAGCAGATATGTTTAAATACTTGGGTAAATTGTTGGCTTGGAAGAGTCAAGGAGCTAAGGATTTGCTCTGTAGAATCTGCTTGATCTCAGCTGTTTCGAGTGCTTTTTTTACGAATGATACGTCTTGTGTTGTATTAACCGAGTTTGTATTGAAAATAGCTAGGCAACAGAATCTACCACCACATCCGTTTCTGTTAGCTCTTGCTTCCAGTGCGAACATTGGATCTTCAGTAACTCCAATTGGGAATCCACAGAACTTAGTTATAGCAGTACAAAGCAAGATATCTTTTGGCAAGTTTTTATTTGGTATTTTTCCTGCAATGCTTGTTGGCGTAACTGTTAATGCTCTGCTTCTGCTTTGTATGTATTGGAAGTTGTTGTCTGTACAAAAGGATGTAGAGGATGCTGCTGCGGAACTAGTTCCTGAAGAGGAAGTCGTTTCTCATAGGTTTTCTCCAGCGACATTGTCACATCTCACTTCCTTGAATTCTCAAGAATTGAATAATTCGTTAGGAGTGAATGGTCACGCAAATCATGCGGAGACGCTTAGGAATCGTGTCATTGTTGGAGAGTGTGAAATACAAAAGGCATTTGATTCGTCTAGGAATTCAAATGCCTCAACGAATGATGGATCACTAATGAAAAGAGAGGAGAATGTGTCTTCAAAGAGAGATGAATATCAAGATGATGAAAACTTCAGAGCTTACGACGAAATGTGCTACTTCCCAAAAGTATGGAGAAATAAGCTGTGGAAAATATGTGTCTATCTTGTTACCATGGGTATGTTAATAGCTTTGCTAATGGGTCTGAACATGTCTTGGACTGCTATCACTGCAGCACTTGCGCTCGTGGTTCTTGATTTCAAAGATGCCAGACCTAGCTTAGAAAAG GTTTCGTATTCGCTTTTGATATTCTTCTGTGGTATGTTTATCACGGTTGACGGCTTTAACAAAACTGGGATTCCAAGTGCTCTTTGGGATTTTATGGAGCCATATTCCAAGATAGATCATGCTGCAGGCATAGCAGTTCTTGCACTTGTCATTCTGGTCCTGTCAAATGTGGCTTCAAATGTGCCTACTG TATTGCTGCTCGGAGGACGAGTTGCTGCATCAGCAGCTGCAATATCTCCTGAGAGTGAGCAGAAAGCGTGGCTCATATTAGCATGGGTCAGCACCGTGGCAGGGAACCTTTCACTCTTAGGCTCAGCAGCAAACTTAATAGTGTGTGAACAGGCTCGTCGGGCTCAACACTTTGGCTACAATCTCTCCTTCTGGAGTCATCTCAAATTTGGAGTTCCGTCTACCCTCATTGTTACAGGCATTGGTTTGATGCTCATTCGAGGATGA
- the LOC101263323 gene encoding silicon efflux transporter LSI2-like isoform X2, with amino-acid sequence MVMAATVKVGLGSVGFVVFWVLAVFPAVPFMPIGRTAGSLLGAMLMVVFGVITPDQAYAAIDLPILGLLFGTMVVSVYLERADMFKYLGKLLAWKSQGAKDLLCRICLISAVSSAFFTNDTSCVVLTEFVLKIARQQNLPPHPFLLALASSANIGSSVTPIGNPQNLVIAVQSKISFGKFLFGIFPAMLVGVTVNALLLLCMYWKLLSVQKDVEDAAAELVPEEEVVSHRFSPATLSHLTSLNSQELNNSLGVNGHANHAETLRNRVIVGECEIQKAFDSSRNSNASTNDGSLMKREENVSSKRDEYQDDENFRAYDEMCYFPKVWRNKLWKICVYLVTMGMLIALLMGLNMSWTAITAALALVVLDFKDARPSLEKVSYSLLIFFCGMFITVDGFNKTGIPSALWDFMEPYSKIDHAAGIAVLALVILVLSNVASNVPTEVGLRQHACFGDKGNLVILFKRRVIW; translated from the exons ATGGTTATGGCAGCCACTGTTAAAGTAGGTCTTGGATCCGTTGGCTTTGTTGTATTTTGGGTATTGGCTGTTTTTCCTGCTGTACCTTTCATGCCTATTGGAAGGACTGCAGGTTCTCTCCTTGGAGCTATGCTTATGGTTGTTTTTGGAGTCATAACTCCGGATCAAGCATATGCTGCTATTGATCTTCCAATTTTAGGCCTTCTTTTCGGGACTATGGTGGTTAGTGTTTATCTAGAAAGAGCAGATATGTTTAAATACTTGGGTAAATTGTTGGCTTGGAAGAGTCAAGGAGCTAAGGATTTGCTCTGTAGAATCTGCTTGATCTCAGCTGTTTCGAGTGCTTTTTTTACGAATGATACGTCTTGTGTTGTATTAACCGAGTTTGTATTGAAAATAGCTAGGCAACAGAATCTACCACCACATCCGTTTCTGTTAGCTCTTGCTTCCAGTGCGAACATTGGATCTTCAGTAACTCCAATTGGGAATCCACAGAACTTAGTTATAGCAGTACAAAGCAAGATATCTTTTGGCAAGTTTTTATTTGGTATTTTTCCTGCAATGCTTGTTGGCGTAACTGTTAATGCTCTGCTTCTGCTTTGTATGTATTGGAAGTTGTTGTCTGTACAAAAGGATGTAGAGGATGCTGCTGCGGAACTAGTTCCTGAAGAGGAAGTCGTTTCTCATAGGTTTTCTCCAGCGACATTGTCACATCTCACTTCCTTGAATTCTCAAGAATTGAATAATTCGTTAGGAGTGAATGGTCACGCAAATCATGCGGAGACGCTTAGGAATCGTGTCATTGTTGGAGAGTGTGAAATACAAAAGGCATTTGATTCGTCTAGGAATTCAAATGCCTCAACGAATGATGGATCACTAATGAAAAGAGAGGAGAATGTGTCTTCAAAGAGAGATGAATATCAAGATGATGAAAACTTCAGAGCTTACGACGAAATGTGCTACTTCCCAAAAGTATGGAGAAATAAGCTGTGGAAAATATGTGTCTATCTTGTTACCATGGGTATGTTAATAGCTTTGCTAATGGGTCTGAACATGTCTTGGACTGCTATCACTGCAGCACTTGCGCTCGTGGTTCTTGATTTCAAAGATGCCAGACCTAGCTTAGAAAAG GTTTCGTATTCGCTTTTGATATTCTTCTGTGGTATGTTTATCACGGTTGACGGCTTTAACAAAACTGGGATTCCAAGTGCTCTTTGGGATTTTATGGAGCCATATTCCAAGATAGATCATGCTGCAGGCATAGCAGTTCTTGCACTTGTCATTCTGGTCCTGTCAAATGTGGCTTCAAATGTGCCTACTG AAGTAGGTCTTCGTCAACATGCTTGCTTTGGAGACAAGGGTAATTTGGTGATTTTGTTCAAGAGAAGGGTAATTTGGTAA
- the LOC101263323 gene encoding silicon efflux transporter LSI2-like isoform X5 has protein sequence MVMAATVKVGLGSVGFVVFWVLAVFPAVPFMPIGRTAGSLLGAMLMVVFGVITPDQAYAAIDLPILGLLFGTMVVSVYLERADMFKYLGKLLAWKSQGAKDLLCRICLISAVSSAFFTNDTSCVVLTEFVLKIARQQNLPPHPFLLALASSANIGSSVTPIGNPQNLVIAVQSKISFGKFLFGIFPAMLVGVTVNALLLLCMYWKLLSVQKDVEDAAAELVPEEEVVSHRFSPATLSHLTSLNSQELNNSLGVNGHANHAETLRNRVIVGECEIQKAFDSSRNSNASTNDGSLMKREENVSSKRDEYQDDENFRAYDEMCYFPKVWRNKLWKICVYLVTMGMLIALLMGLNMSWTAITAALALVVLDFKDARPSLEKVSYSLLIFFCGMFITVDGFNKTGIPSALWDFMEPYSKIDHAAGIAVLALVILVLSNVASNVPTVNVSSSSTQQ, from the exons ATGGTTATGGCAGCCACTGTTAAAGTAGGTCTTGGATCCGTTGGCTTTGTTGTATTTTGGGTATTGGCTGTTTTTCCTGCTGTACCTTTCATGCCTATTGGAAGGACTGCAGGTTCTCTCCTTGGAGCTATGCTTATGGTTGTTTTTGGAGTCATAACTCCGGATCAAGCATATGCTGCTATTGATCTTCCAATTTTAGGCCTTCTTTTCGGGACTATGGTGGTTAGTGTTTATCTAGAAAGAGCAGATATGTTTAAATACTTGGGTAAATTGTTGGCTTGGAAGAGTCAAGGAGCTAAGGATTTGCTCTGTAGAATCTGCTTGATCTCAGCTGTTTCGAGTGCTTTTTTTACGAATGATACGTCTTGTGTTGTATTAACCGAGTTTGTATTGAAAATAGCTAGGCAACAGAATCTACCACCACATCCGTTTCTGTTAGCTCTTGCTTCCAGTGCGAACATTGGATCTTCAGTAACTCCAATTGGGAATCCACAGAACTTAGTTATAGCAGTACAAAGCAAGATATCTTTTGGCAAGTTTTTATTTGGTATTTTTCCTGCAATGCTTGTTGGCGTAACTGTTAATGCTCTGCTTCTGCTTTGTATGTATTGGAAGTTGTTGTCTGTACAAAAGGATGTAGAGGATGCTGCTGCGGAACTAGTTCCTGAAGAGGAAGTCGTTTCTCATAGGTTTTCTCCAGCGACATTGTCACATCTCACTTCCTTGAATTCTCAAGAATTGAATAATTCGTTAGGAGTGAATGGTCACGCAAATCATGCGGAGACGCTTAGGAATCGTGTCATTGTTGGAGAGTGTGAAATACAAAAGGCATTTGATTCGTCTAGGAATTCAAATGCCTCAACGAATGATGGATCACTAATGAAAAGAGAGGAGAATGTGTCTTCAAAGAGAGATGAATATCAAGATGATGAAAACTTCAGAGCTTACGACGAAATGTGCTACTTCCCAAAAGTATGGAGAAATAAGCTGTGGAAAATATGTGTCTATCTTGTTACCATGGGTATGTTAATAGCTTTGCTAATGGGTCTGAACATGTCTTGGACTGCTATCACTGCAGCACTTGCGCTCGTGGTTCTTGATTTCAAAGATGCCAGACCTAGCTTAGAAAAG GTTTCGTATTCGCTTTTGATATTCTTCTGTGGTATGTTTATCACGGTTGACGGCTTTAACAAAACTGGGATTCCAAGTGCTCTTTGGGATTTTATGGAGCCATATTCCAAGATAGATCATGCTGCAGGCATAGCAGTTCTTGCACTTGTCATTCTGGTCCTGTCAAATGTGGCTTCAAATGTGCCTACTG